From the Labeo rohita strain BAU-BD-2019 chromosome 21, IGBB_LRoh.1.0, whole genome shotgun sequence genome, the window TCCCAATACGAAACCAAAAAACCCCTCCGCCGATCAGCGTCATGCCATCGGAGGCTTTTTCCCCGGTGGCCGTGTGTCCAGACGGCGGTCAGTCGAGAAATGCTCTGCCGGTACCCATCCACAGCGCTCTGCCATCATACTCCTGAACTCCTCCATGTGcgtctgtcacacacacacgtgaTCTTTCACAGAGAGGATCTGACATCCACATGGTTTCtgtcgcacacacacacacacacacacacacacacacgatctCCATCACACACATGATGCGTCACACGGATCACTGAACTCTTCTGACTGCGGCCGGACGTTTGGCCGTTTCTCACTCCGTTCCTCAGCTGTAAATACGTCTCTAGCGCTCTGTGATCACTCTGAATGTCCATTGCATGTCATGTTGGGTTGTTAGTGGGCTCGATTCTTAAGCTTGATTTACATAGTGACCCGATAACGAAGATGACTTCACGACGAGTGCAATAGTTTCATCGAAACGTGTTTCTCCCATTCCAGCACTCCACCAAAGAACTCCAGCAGCTTTCAATAGCGTGTGCACGTGTAGCGGGTGAGCGGAGATACGATGGAAACGTGACACGCGCTCTTTAATTACACACGTCAATCACACGTCTAGTTccttttgtattgtatttactATTCTGACTCTGATGATTATTGTTGGTGTGGGAATGCTGTCAGCATCTtgtgaacaagtgatgtaaaAATGTTCTTATTGGTTTAATATCACGACGATCGAGGTGAGTAGCGCGTAGCCTGTAAGTAGCAATGTTATGGCATTAAGAACAGGTTTGTGTTCAGTATTTGTTACATTCATATAATCAGTGACGTGGGctcttattttttcttgttcatTTACTTTGTAGTACAATTacaatatgaatatatacatgtttgtgtatgttttattaaaatgtaactacatCAAGGAATTAgtattgctttttatttaatccTACACCATCCAAATAACcaccttgctgaaaaaaacaaacactatcACAGAATGTGTAAtgtttttactggttataatgggtattggttttaatggaaaatgtAATGGACTCTAtgggtctctactggtaattggttgccttctattggtggcttgttaaaaccactaaatcctaatggaatatgtcccaaaacacactacagaaaatcaatttttaatgGGTAAAAGTTGATGTATTTgcagtggaaaccattagaatttctctaatggtttctattgttttgtttttcagcaggcTGGATAACCTTGgaattttattttcctttaatggttttaaagtagtgtaaaatgtaatcaataatACTGACTGTACTGGGTTCTTTCCCAAAAATTTACAATTGAGAGTTTAAAAAACACGTTTAAATAATACCATTTCTGTTAACTGTGTATTATGCGATTAAACACAACCCACTGTGATTGGTTCGTCCACAGAATAGCGGAGAAAAGTAACACGCGGTGGACCAATCATATCGGTCTGTATTTAccgcaaaattaaaaatactcaGCCGTTTTCTACAAACTGCTGAGGCGGATTTTCTTTTACATGCCAGCAAGTAATTTCTCACTAATGCGTTTTGTGTTCAAATTACAACACAAAAATCGTCTTGAGTGCTGCTTAATATGCTTCTCTAGTACTGGGCCGTCAactgcgtgtgtgtgttatatgaataaattattagtcAACCATTGTTTGAACATTTGCTGTATCACAGTGTAAAGCTTCGTTTGACTCGAGATGTTTATGTTCGAGTTGCGTGATTCCGCTCGCTCGCCGTAGCTGCGCTGCGTGTGGCGTCACTCGCGTGAACCGGAAGTCGAATCTTTTCTCTCGAGTCCATTGATAGAAAACATCAACACAGATCATCACGAACCATGCGCTGAACTCTCTGTCCGTTGATGGCGGCAAAATGGGCTCAACACCGGACAGATTTCGCAGTGTGGCGATCTGGCTGTTTATCGCCGGATTCGTGCATCTGTCATATGGaggtataaacacacacacacacagaatccTGCCAGAAACACTCGTGTTCGTGTTTGTTGTGAGCTCTGTCGTGTCTCCTTGGCTGTGCAGATGTAGTCGAGGTCTCGGACCCGTCGGATCAGGAGCAGGTTCAGCCTCAGAGGCGCTTCCGGACGGCGGAGATGGCGGACGCGGTGATGGGAGCGCCTCAGTCCGCGGAGATGGAGCAGCTGCTGGGCGAGGCGTGCGCTGACGGGCGGTGTGAGGCAGAGCCGCAGGAGAACAGCGCGTCTGGAGCTCCGGAGCAAACAGAAACGCTGCTGTCAGCCGTCATTCACACCGACACCGGCGAAACCAAGAACCAGAACTTTACGGAGACCGCCAAGACCTACAAAGTCAACTGCGATAAAAGGAACATCAGTGCAGTAGAGCTCTTCACGGTACAGGTTCTCAACGCATCGCAGGTGAGCGTCAGTGAACCAATGAAGATCCATGGTGTGACCCGATGGGTTAAACCGGTGCttccaacactgcatgttttcatgtgtccttaatcaaacacacctgactCAGATcttcagctcattagtagagactccaagacctgaaatgggtgtcaGACAAACGAGAGACGCAAAATGTGAGTGTTGGGGGCCTCCAGAACATGGCTGGGAACCACCGGGTCAAACCATACTGACATACACCACCAGACAaagagatgttttttaaaatacgtctcttctgcttatcaaagctgcatttatcaaaaatacagtgatattctgaaatattatttaaatagttttttgtcTATAAGAATCTGttgaaacataatttatttctgaattttcagcatcattactccagtcttcagtgtcacatgatccttcagaaatcattctaatatactgatctgctgctcaacaaacatttctgattattagcaatgttgacagcaatttttttgtggaaatggtCATACATGACCATTCAAAAGTCTcagaacagtatttttttttttatagaaagtaattaataattttatttaccaaggatgcattgaattgatcaaaagtgacagtaaaagacatttatgatgttattacagatttctaattcaaataaatgctgttcttttgaactttgttcatctgtgaatcctgaaaaataaaatgtatgacagtttccacaaaactattgtgcagcacaactgttttcaacagtgatcataatcataaatgttcgttgagcagcaaatcagtatattagaatgatttctgaaggatcacatgacactgaagactggagtaaaacaaaaccagtcataagggtcagactattgtttttgaatatctggaatctgagggtgcaaaaaaaatcaaaatatagagaaaattgcctttaaagttgtccaaatgaagttacaAATCACATTACTAATcgaaattaggttttgatatatttacagtaggaaacttacaaaatatcttcatggatcatgatctttcctttttttacatgaattaaaaattgatcattttgacccatacaatgtattgttggctattgctacagatatacctgtgatacttaacactgtttttgtggttcagggtcacatatagtcaGAAAAAGATGATGTAGTTGTACAGTTCAGTGATTGTCCTTTGAAATATCAGAGCACAGAATGTTGTGTATCAAACGTTTCTATCATGTGCCTGAAGTCTCTATAATTAATCATTAGTGGAGTAACTGGTAAAGTCACTTTGAGATGGATGTAGAAACAGATCTGATCTTCTGTAGCGTGACGTATATCTGAGTGAAACgggttattgcaaaataaatatgtgcatCTGTTGCTGATTGGATGTTGAGTTGTGGGTGTGGCTCTCAGATGAGCAAGAGATCAGAAGATCCACCTATGaggttttaattaaatgttgcaagatcagaacattttttaaacatgaaacaCATCCACAGAGGAATCATGGTTTGACGCTGACTGTACTGTTTCTCCGCAGGATCTGATGGAGCTCCTGAATGCCAACAGCACCGAATGTTCCTTGGTTCTCTTTTATACCACATGGTGTCAGTTTTCGGCAAACCTCGCCCCTCACTTCAACGCCTTGCCGCGAGTctttcccagcatgcacttCCTCGCGCTTGACGCCTCCCAGCACAGCAGGTGAGTCGCTGATGTTCTTCGTCGCGGTGTAGCCCGTCGAGGTGCTTCTGTGTTCATCAGCTGtgtttctctcgctctcttcaCAGTCTCTCGACGCGGTTTGGGACGGTGGCCGTCCCCAATATACTCTTGTTTCAAGGAGCCAAACCGATGGCCAGGTTTAACCAGACAGATCGAACGCTGGAAACTCTGACATCTTTCATAACAAACCAGACAGGTGTGACTTTCATGATGCAGCGCCGGTTCATTCAGAAGCACAGCTGTGCTGCATGTCCAGTGTATGTGCTGTAGGGTGACTTTGTGTCATTTCCCACCGTTCTCTAGGTTTTGAAGCAAGTCCAGACCAGACCGTACAGGATGAAGATCGCGTCGGGCCTCTGCCCGCGGTTCCCGTCAAAGGCATCGACTGGCTCTTTGTGTTTTCGGTCCTGTTCATATCGGGCTTCACTCTCTACGCCATCCTCTGCACCGACAGCATTCGCTGGCTTATTCCAGGACAGGACCACGAACATCAGGACTAGAGTCTGCTGTGTCTGCTCTTCTGTGATTTGAATGTACATACTTGCAGAATAAAGAAGTGTAAGAATGTAAAGAATCTGCTCATATTCTTGTGTACTTGTTGTGCATTTAGTACTGTTCCGTTAAAGCCATTCAGCTGGTTTAGACCGTTTTGAAAGCACATCTTTAGATAAAATCCACAAATCCACCTTCCACTACCAGTGATTTGAGTGACTGGAAATCTGCTACTGGACTTGGTATTAAAGCagaataggaaaaaaaaaacactggtatTAAATGCAAACCTTATGTATGAGACACATAAACACCATTTGTGAAACCACAGTGAGGTCACAGATGAGTAATGTTGTCATACTTATCGTTACTTAGTACGCTAGTACTCCATTGAGAACACAACCCACGACTGGGCTTGGTAAAGTAATTAAAGGCAGCCTCTGATCTCTAACTTAAAGGAAGCATCCAGTTACCCACAATCCTTTGCACACATTGCATTCATGTGGAAAATGAATCAGCACTGAGCTCATTCAATTTCATAATGAGCTACAAGACAAAAACATAGATtgagttttaataatttgtactgcattaataaaaagtcagttaatataaatatttgtaatataaagtatttttccacaattttaattagtattttgtACCGTAATGACGCAGACATGCGCACTTCCTACAGCGTGTCATTCTAGTGTTTAATGCTGATTCTAATCTACAACCCTCAGAAAATCGGACTATAAGGAGCCTCGCTGGGGTGCAACTTTCCGTTTGGAAAAAGCCGCCAGTCATCAGCTCATTAAAccttagtgtgtttaatattgttattaatagtagtgatgggaagttcggatcattttaccgactcggacatttgagtctcgttcagcaaaatgaacgaatcttttttcgagtcatttcgttcattttaacaaaatataattaaaatgttacgttttgcctccctaacacatctactgcttacacaaacgttgatcacactacaaacaagacaaaactgtaatgctataagaaacagaaaagattcatcattgtttacctgggtctttagtctatgattcgctcacctcacctcttatctgacaagttttcgggtttgagtcgttcgttcatcacgtgacagccccataagatgaacgaacgactcgtttagaagactcgaaacaggtgaactaattccagaacagaacctaataggatgttgcgcatgcgcgactgaacgaatcactccccgagacgactcgttcgtcccgagtcacattaaagattcgttcaaaatgaacgaatcgttcaagaacgacccatcactaattaatagtagaattcgtggtagtaacaagacgttcatagaaacactaaattacaaacaatatcagcaccagtcctaagttcagtcaacatgaccaacatgcattcatacatgcttattctaattactaaagttctaatggctaaagttgaatgctaattataattataatattatatcagatatttaatattagtctggtgagtaaactaaaaatgtaattaatttcattaacatttcattcatttaacatatttaatattggggtcatccaagttatttaatatatttaatttttttttttttttttaaagcaacacaatagttactttccctggtaattagttactttttataatgatgtaactatttgtgagaagtaactagtaactgtaactaattacttttcaaagtaacattcccagcactgcccacaacaacatcaaaatagtgtagattagtgtacaatgttttatatttattttgtagttatATTACATTAGATTTTTTAAGTAACGCAATAGCTACtttgcctggtaattagttacttttataatgatgtaactcagctactaactcagttactatttgtgagaagtaactagtgactataactaattacttttttaaaggtacgTGCCCAACACTGCTCATCGGTGCTGTATAATTGTGATCAGGCGCGCTCGGGGCAGCCCGTCAGTGTTTACCGCGCTGTCAGAGGGCGGCGATGAGCTGGTTAATGTTTACTGTGACCTCCGGCCGGCCATGGCCGAGCGCTCTTACTAAACTAGCCCGCTGTTATCTGTCTGCAGACGGCCGTGCAGGTAAAATGGTAAGACATCATAACTCATTTTGACCAAGACGTACGAACGCAGGGAGCGTCAGCGCGCGCTTTCGCGgcagtgtgtgagtgtgacgTCGGCAGCCGCTCGACCAATCAACGACTCACAGACAGGCCTTCTAGTGTGAAGAAACAGCGACTTTCTGAACGCTAACATGTTCACGCATTTGACGATTAATCGGTAAATGATGCTTGTCTTGTCACAGAAAGGGAGACACGCGGCGTGTTTATGTGCTTGTTGAATATGAGACATTAGTTCCGTCTCAAATAATCCGCTAAAGTCAACAAACCGGACTCGAGCGCCATCTGGTGGACgctttgtggtttaaaaagcGACAATCTTTTTTCtctatttaaatactataacctaacagaaaatgtttttttaaaacatgttgtaTATTTAGTCTTATACAAAATGAGTATCTTGCGTTTTGCCAGGATATAAGCTCATTTCCAGGTACAAATTTGTCCTTAAAAGTAGGTAAACGCACACACATAAGCCggtcaaacacacaaacactatGTCGATGTATTTCAGACGGCCTTGTATGTAGTTTGCgttattttgacaaaattatattttgtaattgcaGTAGCAGTGAAATGGGTTCGTATCAATCTGACGCGTTTATAACAGTGTCCACCCGACAGGTGGCGCTGTGAGACCCGTTAAATCCTGCAGCTTCAAACTGAGCGTTAATGCGGAACTCAACATGAATTCAGCGACTTTTTGAgcgcttttttaaatatttatttatttttaatatatataacaatgaATGTATTTGACATCATGCATTGACAATATTTGCTACAAGCAAAGTGGGACGACAAAGCACAAGAAAATCAGAAATCTGTTACTGCTGGACCTTTTTGATCactaaataacacattttagtGCCATAAAAGTATCAGTACTTTGAAAAGTACCTGTTTGTGCCCTTTGAAAGTGAcagttttgtactttttttgtgaGCATTTGTAGTTTGGTGTGTTTTTGATgcataaaatatgtacatattCTCTCTCGGTgtgcatttaaaacacatttatttgtaaatttagccttaaaacaaaaagttaagaAGCTGAGTTTTCGTTCTCTCACACTGTAATCACTGCTAAGTGTTCCCTTTAAGtgattaaattttttaacaGCACTAAACACTTTAGATGATTCTATTAACTTAATAATTATgctattactattttaattatgtaaagACAGTAGGCtaagtttttacatttagattaaacaaaatgtatcaaaaaatatataggtcatgttgtaaaaaaaaacagttttggtaTTAGTTTAATGTTATGGTGTCAAGTTTTTGTTAGCAAccgttttatataattttataaattcataaatgtcAAGACCACGGAAGAAGGAAGTATGAATCTGTGCCAGTTCACAAAACACAGTGTAGAGTTTAACTTGTATTACTGCACACTGTTAGTCAAACTGCAAAACAAACACGCATCTGCTGCTCAGTCTCCAGATCTGAGGGAAATTTTAATCTTCTTATGTGGttaatatttcataacattGAAGAGACGATCTCGTTATTTTGCAGTGGAGGTGTTGTGGTAATGCAGTAGTGTGATGTGTGATATTGTACGTTGTGCCGGTTCAGGCCGCAGACTGGCTGTCCCCCGCCGAGCGCGAGCAGTTCCTCATGGAGCTCAAGGCCACCGGATGGGTGGAGGTCGAGGACCGCGACGCTCTTTACAAGGAGCTGCACTTCAAAACCTTCAACCAGGTTTGCCACTGCAGACACCTACACCTCAGTCACTGAGCAGAGACAATCTGTAGATGTCGCTGCCGCTGCCGCTCCTCTTCTCCGGCAGACGAAGCTGGACGCCAAACCCTTGCGCTTGATCTGCAGAGTCTCTCGAATCCAGTGCGCTTTTTCAAACAGGCCTGAGTTTGTGTTGCTGTTCAGGGCCGTTGTGCTCCAAATGGCTTTTGCAGAGAGACGCAGAAACGCCTCAAATCCCACTTATGCTTTATTAGTTGCAGGTGTAAACCAAAGCACTTTTTCTGGAACGCCTTTACTCGAAGCCttgtttgaaagaagtctcttctgctcaccaaggctgcatttatttgatcaaaaatacagtaaaaatggtgaaatattattacgatgtaaaacagctgttttctctgtgaatatctgttcaaatgtaattgattgttgtgatcaaagctgaattttcagcatcattactccagtcttcagtgtcacatgatccttcagaaatcattctaatatgctgatttgctgctcagacatttctgattattatcactgtggaaaacagttgtgctgcacaatttttttgtgcaaactgatgagttttattttttagcattcaCAGATGATAGAAAGCAtttaatgcaaatataaatcttttctaacattctaaatgtctttactgtcacctttgatcattttaatgcgtccttgataactaaaagtgttcatttaattaagaaaataaattgcACTGACCCCAATCTCAGTGTTTCTAGGCCTCggccgctctctctctctctctctctttctctctctctcgttctctcgTTCTCTcgttctgtctctctctcccttccCCCTCAGTCCCCCTCATATGTCAGTCTGTATTACCGTGAGGCAGAGCAGAGCTGTTCTTGGCAGCAATTGAAGTTTTGATCAAAATGATTTCTTTCACAAACAATCAGATTGGTTAAAATGTTTCATGTGCCTCAGAAAACCACTAACTATCCCATCagtctctctgtttctctttcaCGCTGTCTTTTGTTCACTTTGTTTGCCTCTCCTTGTAATAGTGACCTCACGTTTTTCCATTTGCACATCTCAGTCgctctcattctctcttttgCGTGTCGTTCGTTTTCATCTTTCCCCTGGACTTTAGCCGGCGCAGACGACGGACGCTGACGTGAGAACTGATTTCTGTGATGTTGATGCGCGAAGCGACGTATTCGGAGATGTCTCGTTCAAGAAGAAATGTCACGTGAAAAATGTGTTCCTTGATTAGCGCTGTGCTAAAAATCAATTGATTGTGATCTGTTTCAATCAGTACAGAAACATGGAAGCACCATTGTTGAAGCACAAGTCATCTCTGATCAAGTGTAGTTTCTGTAGAAactctttatttattctttatttattaattttaatctaCTTAAGGGTTTCTGcgggtcttaaaaagtcttaattcaCAGATTAGGGCCTAAAAgctcttaaatcagagcagaaagtcTTGAATTTGTAAAGTCAtggcattaaatgttttaaa encodes:
- the txndc15 gene encoding thioredoxin domain-containing protein 15, giving the protein MGSTPDRFRSVAIWLFIAGFVHLSYGDVVEVSDPSDQEQVQPQRRFRTAEMADAVMGAPQSAEMEQLLGEACADGRCEAEPQENSASGAPEQTETLLSAVIHTDTGETKNQNFTETAKTYKVNCDKRNISAVELFTVQVLNASQDLMELLNANSTECSLVLFYTTWCQFSANLAPHFNALPRVFPSMHFLALDASQHSSLSTRFGTVAVPNILLFQGAKPMARFNQTDRTLETLTSFITNQTGFEASPDQTVQDEDRVGPLPAVPVKGIDWLFVFSVLFISGFTLYAILCTDSIRWLIPGQDHEHQD
- the LOC127152739 gene encoding pterin-4-alpha-carbinolamine dehydratase 2-like, with the translated sequence MSWLMFTVTSGRPWPSALTKLARCYLSADGRAGKMAADWLSPAEREQFLMELKATGWVEVEDRDALYKELHFKTFNQAFGFMCRVALQAEKMNHHPEWFNVYNKVQITLSTHDCGGLSKKDIRLAKFIDKVALSL